The following proteins are co-located in the Pyrococcus abyssi GE5 genome:
- a CDS encoding CoA-binding protein, translating to MVRIMPIDRLTDEDVKEILLKYKKIALVGASPKPERDANRVMKYLLEHGYEVYPVNPKYDEVLGRKCYPSVLDIPDDVEVVDLFVRPEFTMDYVEQAIKKGAKVVWFQYYTYNREAFKRAKEAGLIAVANRCMMREHERLIGSKGKEV from the coding sequence ATGGTTAGGATAATGCCTATCGACAGGTTAACGGATGAGGACGTTAAGGAGATCTTACTCAAATACAAGAAGATAGCTTTAGTTGGGGCCTCGCCTAAGCCCGAGAGGGATGCTAATAGGGTTATGAAGTACTTGCTCGAGCACGGGTACGAAGTTTATCCCGTTAATCCCAAGTACGATGAGGTTCTTGGTAGGAAATGCTATCCCAGCGTTCTGGACATTCCGGATGATGTTGAGGTTGTGGATCTATTCGTGAGGCCAGAGTTTACAATGGATTACGTGGAGCAGGCCATAAAGAAAGGTGCTAAGGTCGTGTGGTTCCAGTACTACACCTACAACAGGGAGGCCTTCAAGAGGGCCAAGGAGGCGGGATTAATAGCCGTTGCAAACAGGTGCATGATGAGGGAGCACGAGAGGTTGATAGGCTCGAAAGGGAAAGAGGTTTAA